A region from the Hydra vulgaris chromosome 08, alternate assembly HydraT2T_AEP genome encodes:
- the LOC136083312 gene encoding uncharacterized protein LOC136083312 has product MDGNIENKKENMGTVLNASTTIHPTVIAKVNGEKVRIMLDTGAGSSYICTNLITKLKLKPTRKEYKSIEQLYGTVDKRVEIYKVTLESTTIPEFSIKVECANAEKETLTFLPNPMIKDVKKHFAKLRRLKFSDDEGSDELQPVHIILGAADYQRIKTTEPVVLGKNPDKDPGAELTMLGWTLSGRRTQFSSGIERSFLLNTGRDEFEQMCSLEVLGLSDTNSESMFHQDFSEKLHQTEEGFYETRMPWKKGVVKLPNNRNLALKRLGSVTTRLKKLKKLEQYNEIMMEQINEGILEMAPEKPTGEIIHYVPHQAVVKENAESTKMRIVYDCSARKDAQSPSLNDCLEVGPSLQPLIFDILVRNRMNKLCVLADVKKAFLQIRIHEMDRDAQRLIWYKDLKNMELTDLRFTRVIFGSSSSPYILGATIKKHISKYKDIYPKTVLALEEDTYVDDIQAGGETEDELIRFKNESTQILMKAGFQLHKWHSNVSKLGSNAEGKSTKILGIPWNKETDQLSIDFTACINSGDKEVITKRKMLSAINSVFDVLGFSAPILITGKILYSRLCLLKLGWDQQIPYELSEEWKTWIKAIRIKRTISIPRSVLSERSIEMELHGFSDASKSAVCACIYIAVSHRYSKTSNLLVAKARIAPRDLSIPRLELVAAHTLSKLMNHVRKTLNKYNIIEVYHWVDSTAVLYWLKERGSWSQFVRNRVQQILLNGEVKWLYVPTKENPSDLGTRGVSPEKLTSLWFNGPIWLKHKENWSIQPEIFETPNALCETIHLRENVSMATEEIKGLHIFKEILSKHKYWKIIRISSFIKRFIYNCRNEEKITGPLNAEEMIEAELVNLKLLQEAVAIKSNVELKQDEKQLWRCHGKVSGYNPIFVPKGFQLTLKIIEYHHAKTLHGGVGDTMSSIRERFWIPNLRVAVKKVIRECNLCKRYRVKPLLPPTRAMLPRFRTENIEPFTVTGVDFAGPLKYKAQGKLVEKCYVALFTCACTRAVYLRLCHDLTAGEFQRILKEFVVRKGPPQMMISDNAKTFVATGKWLLTLKKDENLANYLATTAIKWRFNLSRAPWWGGLFERLIGIMKKSLSKTIGKGILNFFELEEVLLDVECVMNNRPLCYQGDQFDKQVLTPNVLMRGRPAVLLEEDIDLITRDDCALRRIKFVKSCKNHLRKRWMNEYVHAMEERQQAREKRGNVKLPEVGSMVLIKDDVKDKALLNIGRIENNIKGKDGVIRGFKIRLGNGYVIERPIQLVCDLEMGCGAESGIESEENLETKAEEDTLKREPRQAKLNARQIISSIMEDEMAD; this is encoded by the coding sequence ATGGATGgtaacattgaaaataaaaaagaaaacatgggAACGGTGCTTAATGCAAGCACAACTATTCACCCAACAGTGATCGCAAAAGTAAATGGTGAAAAAGTAAGGATAATGTTGGATACGGGTGCTGGAAGTTCCTATATATGTACGAATTTGATAACAAAACTAAAGTTGAAACCTACACGAAAGGAATATAAAAGTATTGAACAGCTCTATGGAACTGTGGACAAGCGTGTGGAAATATATAAGGTTACGCTAGAATCAACGACAATACCGGAATTTAGCATCAAAGTCGAATGCGCCAACGCAGAAAAGGAAACACTCACCTTTTTACCGAATCCGATGATCAAGGATGTTAAGAAGCATTTTGCAAAATTGAGGAGGCTGAAATTTAGCGATGATGAAGGGAGTGACGAACTTCAACCTGTTCACATTATACTCGGTGCGGCTGATTATCAGCGAATAAAAACCACGGAACCGGTAGTTCTCGGAAAAAATCCGGATAAAGATCCCGGAGCCGAATTAACGATGTTGGGATGGACTCTTTCTGGGAGACGAACACAATTTAGTTCAGGTATTGAGAGAAGTTTCTTATTGAACACTGGTCGTGATGAGTTTGAGCAAATGTGTAGTTTAGAAGTACTTGGATTATCGGACACAAATAGTGAGTCAATGTTCCACCAAGACTTCAGCGAAAAACTGCATCAAACCGAAGAAGGTTTCTATGAAACCAGAATGCCGTGGAAAAAGGGTGTTGTTAAACTACCAAATAACAGAAACCTGGCTCTTAAAAGATTGGGAAGTGTGACGACTcgattgaaaaaacttaaaaaactagaACAGTATAATGAAATAATGATGGAACAGATCAATGAGGGAATATTGGAAATGGCACCAGAAAAACCTACGGGAGAAATTATTCACTACGTTCCTCATCAAGCAGTAGTCAAGGAAAATGCCGAGTCAACAAAAATGAGAATTGTTTATGATTGTTCAGCTAGAAAAGACGCTCAGTCACCTTCATTAAACGACTGTCTAGAAGTGGGACCATCGCTGCAACCATTAATTTTTGACATACTCGTACGAAATCGAATGAATAAACTCTGCGTTTTAGCTGACGTGAAGAAGGCGTTTCTACAAATTCGAATACACGAAATGGATAGAGACGCACAACGCTTAATTTGGTATAAGGACTTGAAGAATATGGAATTAACGGATTTACGATTTACAAGGGTGATTTTTGGTTCAAGTTCAAGCCCTTACATTCTTGGTGCTACCATTAAAAAGCATATATCAAAATACAAGGACATTTATCCTAAAACGGTGCTTGCTTTGGAAGAAGATACTTATGTCGATGATATACAAGCAGGTGGAGAAACGGAAGATGAACTTATCaggtttaaaaatgaatcaacgCAAATCTTAATGAAAGCTGGGTTCCAGCTGCACAAATGGCATAGCAACGTGAGCAAATTGGGAAGCAACGCTGAGggcaaatcaacaaaaatactTGGGATTCCTTGGAACAAAGAAACGGATCAACTATCGATTGACTTTACTGCTTGCATCAATAGTGGAGATAAAGAAGTGATAACAAAAAGGAAAATGCTATCCGCCATTAACAGTGTTTTTGACGTATTGGGATTTAGTGCACCTATTTTAATCACTGGAAAAATATTATACAGTCGGCTATGCTTGTTAAAACTCGGATGGGATCAACAAATTCCATATGAACTTTCAGAAGAATGGAAGACCTGGATCAAGGCAATACGAATTAAAAGAACTATTTCAATTCCGCGGAGCGTTCTGTCTGAAAGAAGTATTGAAATGGAGCTCCATGGATTTTCAGATGCAAGTAAATCAGCAGTATGTGCATGCATCTACATTGCAGTGAGCCACCGATATTCGAAAACCAGTAACTTACTTGTAGCGAAAGCACGGATCGCACCAAGGGATCTTAGTATTCCTAGACTGGAGCTGGTAGCAGCACACACCTTGAGCAAGTTAATGAATCACGTTAGGAAGACATTGAACAAGTATAATATTATTGAAGTATATCATTGGGTTGACAGTACTGCAGTACTTTATTGGTTAAAAGAAAGGGGCAGTTGGTCACAATTTGTCAGGAACCGAGTTCAACAGATATTATTAAATGGAGAAGTAAAATGGCTTTATGTCCCAACAAAAGAAAACCCAAGTGATCTTGGAACAAGAGGAGTAAGTCCTGAGAAACTAACAAGTTTGTGGTTCAATGGACCTATATGGTTAAAACACAAAGAAAATTGGTCAATTCAACCAGAAATATTTGAAACGCCGAACGCATTATGTGAAACTATTCATTTAAGAGAGAACGTCAGTATGGCAACAGAAGAAATAAAGGGACTTCATATATTTAAGGAAATATTGAGTAAACACAAGTATTGGAAAATCATAAGAATATCATCTTTcataaaaaggtttatttacaattgtcggaatgaagaaaaaataacagGACCACTAAATGCTGAAGAGATGATAGAAGCGGAGTTGGTGAATCTTAAGTTACTACAAGAAGCTGTTGCGATAAAGTCCAATGTGGAACTTAAACAGGATGAAAAACAGCTTTGGAGGTGTCATGGAAAAGTCTCTGGGTATAATCCAATATTTGTACCAAAAGGTTTTCAACTAActctaaaaattattgagtaTCATCACGCGAAAACGTTACACGGGGGAGTAGGAGATACAATGAGTAGCATTAGAGAAAGATTTTGGATACCAAATTTGAGAGTTGCTGTAAAGAAGGTCATTCGTGAATGCAATCTATGTAAGAGATATAGAGTGAAACCGCTGTTACCGCCAACAAGAGCAATGTTACCACGTTTTAGAACTGAAAATATCGAACCGTTTACGGTTACAGGTGTTGATTTTGCCGGTCCGCTAAAGTATAAAGCGCAAGGGAAGTTGgttgaaaaatgttatgttGCACTGTTTACATGCGCATGTACAAGAGCTGTCTACCTTAGACTTTGTCATGACCTAACGGCAGGAGAATTTCAGAGAATTTTAAAGGAGTTTGTTGTAAGAAAAGGACCACCACAAATGATGATTAGTGATAACGCAAAAACGTTTGTGGCAACAGGGAAGTGGTTACTAACACTTAAGAAGGATGAAAATCTCGCAAACTATCTTGCTACCACAGCCATAAAATGGAGGTTTAATTTATCAAGAGCGCCATGGTGGGGAGGTTTGTTTGAAAGATTAATAGGGATAATGAAGAAAAGTTTGTCAAAAACAATTGGGAAAGGCATCCTAAACTTCTTTGAATTGGAAGAAGTATTGCTGGATGTGGAATGCGTTATGAACAATAGACCACTTTGTTATCAAGGTGACCAATTCGATAAGCAAGTATTAACACCAAATGTATTAATGAGGGGTAGACCGGCAGTTTTGCTTGAAGAAGATATCGATTTAATAACAAGGGATGATTGCGCATTACGGAGAATCAAGTTTGTGAAAAGTTGTAAGAATCACTTAAGGAAAAGATGGATGAACGAGTACGTGCACGCAATGGAAGAACGACAACAAGCAAGGGAAAAGAGAGGTAACGTGAAACTCCCAGAGGTCGGAAGTATGGTACTCATAAAAGACGATGTGAAGGACAAGGCTCTTCTCAACATTGGTCGAATTGAAAACAACATTAAGGGGAAGGATGGAGTTATTCGTGGCTTTAAAATACGTCTTGGAAATGGTTATGTAATTGAACGACCAATTCAGTTGGTGTGCGACTTGGAAATGGGGTGTGGGGCAGAAAGCGGAATCGAATCGGAAGAGAATTTAGAAACCAAGGCCGAAGAGGATACCTTGAAAAGAGAACCAAGACAGGCGAAATTAAATGCACGACAAATAATCAGTTCCATCATGGAAGACGAGATGGCTGATTAA